One segment of Anatilimnocola aggregata DNA contains the following:
- a CDS encoding DUF1559 family PulG-like putative transporter, with the protein MSIQFSCPHCGRQTVVADQFAGQSGPCGSCGKPVTIPGSSGFQSSPPPQRKGITGAILAVLLVGALVVLVACSGIMIALLLPAVQASREAARRVQSGNNIKMYVLALQNYHDTYNTFPPAVVVDKAGKPLYSGRVCLLPFMEQRALYDQFDKDKAWDSPENIAISQTGIKPFQNPSSPSTNPARTDYVFVTGPRCVFNGKECLSMPAVIDGTANTICVVETSSGPSSWAEPVDWDATSGPIPQGNHHNGTMLGFVDGHVKLLRTEDSARLSTPLTTRDGGEVLPDF; encoded by the coding sequence ATGTCGATTCAATTCTCTTGTCCTCATTGCGGCCGGCAAACCGTCGTCGCCGACCAATTTGCCGGGCAGTCTGGCCCCTGTGGCAGTTGCGGCAAGCCGGTAACCATTCCTGGCAGCAGTGGCTTTCAGTCGTCGCCACCACCGCAGCGTAAAGGAATAACCGGTGCCATCCTGGCCGTTCTGCTGGTTGGGGCTCTAGTCGTCCTGGTTGCCTGCTCGGGAATTATGATCGCCCTGTTGTTGCCCGCAGTGCAAGCCTCGCGCGAAGCTGCGCGGCGGGTGCAGTCAGGGAATAACATCAAAATGTATGTGCTCGCATTGCAGAACTATCACGACACCTACAATACTTTTCCGCCGGCGGTGGTGGTCGATAAGGCGGGCAAGCCGCTTTACAGCGGTCGCGTTTGCCTCCTCCCCTTCATGGAGCAACGAGCGCTGTACGATCAATTCGATAAAGACAAGGCCTGGGATAGCCCGGAGAACATTGCGATTTCGCAAACGGGAATCAAGCCATTTCAAAATCCGTCGAGTCCGAGTACGAATCCGGCGCGCACCGACTATGTCTTCGTCACCGGCCCGCGCTGCGTGTTCAACGGCAAAGAATGCCTTTCGATGCCTGCCGTCATCGATGGCACGGCCAACACGATTTGTGTTGTCGAAACGAGTTCGGGTCCCTCTTCGTGGGCCGAGCCAGTTGATTGGGACGCCACCTCGGGACCGATTCCGCAGGGAAACCATCACAACGGAACCATGCTCGGGTTTGTCGATGGCCACGTGAAATTGCTGCGCACGGAAGACTCAGCGCGACTCTCAACTCCTCTGACCACGCGCGATGGCGGTGAAGTTCTCCCCGATTTCTAA
- a CDS encoding DUF1559 family PulG-like putative transporter, which translates to MTIQFSCPHCSKQTEVADQYAGQSGPCGSCGKTVTIPGGTGYQSMPPPRKGAGGGTIAIILVGAVVGLFFCSGILVALLLPAVQAAREAARRAQSSNNLRQILLAMHNYHDVHGQLPPAVVTDDQGNPLFSGRVLLLPYMEQQALFNQFDQSKAWDSPENAGVSNTAIKVFQDPSNPSNNAARSDYVFVTGPGTAFEGTKALRFSDVADGLSNTLGFVETKAGPSSWAEPVEWNADSGAIPPGSHPGGTIAGLLDGSVRFISSGIDPQTTKALTTRSGGEQVGNY; encoded by the coding sequence ATGACAATTCAATTCAGCTGTCCTCATTGCAGCAAGCAAACGGAAGTTGCCGATCAGTATGCCGGCCAGTCTGGCCCGTGCGGCAGTTGCGGCAAAACGGTGACCATTCCCGGCGGCACAGGTTATCAATCAATGCCACCACCGCGCAAGGGTGCCGGCGGCGGCACGATTGCCATCATTCTGGTGGGAGCAGTGGTCGGGCTGTTTTTCTGCTCGGGCATACTGGTAGCACTTTTGTTACCCGCGGTGCAAGCCGCGCGCGAAGCTGCCCGCAGGGCGCAGTCGTCAAACAACTTGAGGCAGATCTTGCTGGCCATGCACAATTACCACGATGTGCACGGACAACTGCCCCCGGCGGTCGTTACTGACGACCAAGGGAATCCGCTGTTCAGCGGCCGCGTGCTGCTTCTGCCTTATATGGAACAACAAGCACTGTTCAACCAGTTCGACCAGTCGAAGGCCTGGGACAGCCCGGAGAACGCCGGAGTTTCCAACACGGCAATCAAGGTCTTTCAGGACCCCTCGAACCCCAGCAACAACGCTGCAAGGTCCGACTATGTCTTTGTGACTGGACCGGGGACCGCCTTCGAAGGGACTAAGGCGTTGCGCTTCTCAGACGTTGCTGATGGCCTGTCGAACACGCTGGGCTTTGTCGAAACCAAGGCGGGGCCTAGTTCCTGGGCGGAGCCTGTCGAATGGAATGCAGACAGCGGGGCGATTCCACCTGGCAGTCATCCCGGCGGCACGATTGCCGGCTTACTCGACGGCAGCGTGCGATTCATCAGTAGCGGCATCGATCCCCAAACCACGAAGGCCTTAACGACGCGAAGTGGTGGCGAGCAAGTCGGCAACTACTAA